CGCGGCCAGCTCGCTGTCACGGATGCCGCGGGCCAGCATCAGCCGCGCGTCCTCGCCCTTCAGCTTCCAGAACTTCCGGCGCTGGTCGTCGGTCCGGGTCTCGACGTTCGGGAAGCAGTCCTCGAGCGCCCGCGTCATGCGCTGCGCGGTGCGGCGGTCCACCTCGAACTCGGCTTCGATCTCCTGAAGGCCCACCCCGAAGTGGCGCGACGCCGCCATCTCCGCAAGCCGGAGCAGATCGGTGGCCTTGGCGAAGGACATGCGGCACCTGACAGGAAATGACACCCTGCCAGCCTATTGACGGAGCTGCGGCCTGTCGAGGAGATTCTCCCCCACGGCATTGAAGGACGACCCCATTTTCAGCATCCGGGGCTCCGGCAGGTCGCACCAGATACACCAAGGCGGGCCGCCGCGTCCGGTGCTGGGCAACAGGCACGCCGGCCTCAGTGAAGGGGATCGGCTGCGTCCGCGCTGCGATCGTGCACATCGGCTGTGCGGCGCCTCGCATTCCGGTCGGATGCCCGACCGACTAGCCTTTCGCGCGAAAGGAGACAGTCCATGGCCCTCACGAATACAACCCGCAGCTATGGGGCGGTCGAGCGCAGCTTCCACTGGCTGATGGCCGTCATGATCCTCGCGGCGGCGCCTCTTGGCCTGATCGCGAACCGGCTGCCGCACGACACGCCCGAGGCCCTTGCCCGCAAGGTCGAGGTCTTCTCGCTGCACAAGACGCTGGGCGTCGCGATCTTCGGCATGGCGCTCTTGCGCGTGCTCTGGGTGCTGGTGCAGCCGCGGCCCGCCCCGCTCCATCCCGAGCGGCGGATCGAGACCGCCCTTGCCGGTGCGGTGCACGGGCTGCTCTATCTGTCGCTTCTGGGCGTGCCGCTGGCGGGATGGGTCGAACATGCGGCAAGCGACGGGTTCGCGCCGATCCTCTGGCCGCTCGGGCAGTCCCTGCCGCTGGTGCCGAAGTCGGCCGCGGTGGCCGAGGTCGCAGGCGCGCTGCATGTGGCCTTTGGCTGGTCCATGATCCTGGCGATCGGCCTGCATGTGGCGGGGGCGCTGAAGCACCAGCTGGCGGACCGGGACGAGACGCTTGCACGCATGGCCTGGGGCCGGGCCGCAGGACCGGGCCGGGCAGCGCGGTCCGCCGGGCCGGCGCTGGCGGCGCTTGCCCTCTATGCCGCCGCCGCGGGCGGCGCGCTGGCGCTGATGTCCGCGTCCCGCCCCGAGACCGCGACCGCACTGGCGCCGGTCGCCTCGGACTGGGTGGTGGAGGAGGGGTCGCTGGGCTTCACCGTCCGGCAGATGGGCAGCGAGGTCGGCGGCAGCTTTCCGGACTGGACCGCCGCCATCCGCTTCGACGAGACGCCGGTGGAGGGGCGCCACGGCGAGGTCACGGTCACCATCGCGGCGGACAGCCTCACGCTCGGCGCGGTGACGGAGCAGGCGCGCTCGGCCGAGTTCCTCGACGTGGCCGCCCATCCGCGGGCCGTGTTCCGGGCGGAGATCCTGCCGGCCGATCAGGGATACATCGCGCGGGGAACGCTGGATCTGCGCGGGGTGAAGGTGCCGGTGACGCTGCCCTTCCGGCTCGAGATCGAGGGCGACCTTGCGCGGATGGAAGGCTCAACCACGCTCGACCGGCGCGACTTCGGTATCGGCAAGAGCCACGTGGACGAGGCCGCCGTGGGTTTCGGCGTCCGGGTCGATGTCGCGCTGACCGCCCGCCGCGGGGGCTGAGGGGCGCGGCATCCGCGCGGGTCAAACGGAAACGGGCCGCCGGAGATCCGGCGGCCCGTTCGCTGTCATGGGGTTCCGGCCGCACGCATGGCGGCCGGATGGTTCATTCCACCTTCGTCGCCTCGACCGAGATGCGCACGGCCACCTCGTCCGAGACATAGGGCGCGTAGAGCCCGAGGTTGAAGTCCGACCGCTTGACGGTGGTCGTCGCGTCGAAGCCGGCCCAGGGCTTGTTCTCCATCGGATGCATCCCGAGCTGGTTGAGCGTGGCGTCCAGCACGACCGGCT
This portion of the Rhodobacter sp. CZR27 genome encodes:
- a CDS encoding cytochrome b/b6 domain-containing protein; translation: MALTNTTRSYGAVERSFHWLMAVMILAAAPLGLIANRLPHDTPEALARKVEVFSLHKTLGVAIFGMALLRVLWVLVQPRPAPLHPERRIETALAGAVHGLLYLSLLGVPLAGWVEHAASDGFAPILWPLGQSLPLVPKSAAVAEVAGALHVAFGWSMILAIGLHVAGALKHQLADRDETLARMAWGRAAGPGRAARSAGPALAALALYAAAAGGALALMSASRPETATALAPVASDWVVEEGSLGFTVRQMGSEVGGSFPDWTAAIRFDETPVEGRHGEVTVTIAADSLTLGAVTEQARSAEFLDVAAHPRAVFRAEILPADQGYIARGTLDLRGVKVPVTLPFRLEIEGDLARMEGSTTLDRRDFGIGKSHVDEAAVGFGVRVDVALTARRGG